From the genome of Clostridium sp. BNL1100, one region includes:
- the aspS gene encoding aspartate--tRNA ligase, producing the protein MNTSNIYRNRTLDKISEGDVGWGLKIAGWVENIRDHGGVSFIDLRDMYGVMQVVMRDKNLLIGINKEDCICVEGKIEIRDEETYNPKIPTGTIEMEAQSVEILGKVYKQLPFEVMTSKEIREDLRLKYRYLDLRNKKVKDNIIFRSEVISFLRQKMTEMGFLEIQTPILCASSPEGARDYIVPSRKYKGKFYALPQAPQQYKQLLMVSGFDKYFQIAPCFRDEDARADRSPGEFYQLDFEMSFATQEDVFRAGEEVLTAAFKKFAPEGSVVTDAPYPVISYKQAMLEFGTDKPDLRNPLRIVDVTDFFQRCTFKPFHNKTVRAIKVHADMSKGFHEKLLEFATSIGMGGLGYLEVNDDMTYKGPIDKFIPDDMKDEIAQIAGLNPGDTIFFIADTEERASLLAGQIRTELGTRLDICEKTAYRFCFVNDFPMFEYDKEEEKIIFTHNPFSMPQGGLEALNSKNPLEILAYQYDIVCNGIELSSGAVRNHNLDIMVRAFEIAGYTEEDLQQKFGALYNAFQYGAPPHAGMAPGVDRMIMLLRNEENIREVIPFPLNGNAQDMMCCAPNEVTEKQLREVHIKIR; encoded by the coding sequence ATGAACACATCAAACATATATCGGAACAGGACATTGGATAAAATCAGCGAAGGTGATGTTGGCTGGGGATTGAAAATAGCAGGATGGGTTGAGAACATCAGGGATCATGGAGGAGTATCCTTCATAGATCTCAGAGATATGTACGGCGTAATGCAGGTTGTAATGCGAGACAAAAACCTTTTAATCGGAATCAACAAAGAAGACTGTATATGCGTCGAGGGTAAAATTGAAATACGTGACGAAGAAACATATAATCCTAAAATCCCTACGGGAACAATTGAAATGGAAGCACAGTCCGTTGAAATACTTGGCAAGGTATACAAACAGCTACCTTTTGAAGTAATGACATCAAAGGAAATACGAGAAGATTTACGTCTTAAATACCGTTATCTTGACCTGCGAAATAAGAAAGTTAAAGATAATATAATTTTCAGATCGGAAGTTATCAGCTTCTTAAGACAAAAGATGACTGAAATGGGCTTTCTGGAAATCCAGACTCCTATTCTCTGTGCTTCATCACCTGAGGGTGCGAGAGATTATATAGTTCCATCCCGTAAATATAAAGGAAAGTTCTACGCACTTCCACAAGCTCCCCAGCAATACAAGCAGCTTTTAATGGTATCTGGTTTTGACAAGTATTTCCAGATAGCACCTTGCTTCCGTGACGAGGATGCCCGTGCCGACCGCTCTCCGGGCGAATTTTATCAGTTGGATTTTGAAATGAGCTTTGCTACACAGGAAGATGTATTTCGTGCAGGTGAAGAGGTGCTGACAGCTGCATTTAAAAAATTCGCCCCTGAAGGCAGTGTGGTAACAGATGCACCATATCCGGTAATAAGCTATAAGCAGGCAATGCTTGAATTCGGAACCGATAAACCTGATTTGAGGAATCCCCTAAGAATAGTAGATGTAACTGATTTCTTCCAGAGATGTACCTTCAAACCTTTCCACAACAAAACAGTTCGTGCAATCAAGGTACATGCCGACATGTCAAAGGGGTTTCATGAAAAGTTGTTGGAATTTGCTACTTCAATAGGCATGGGTGGTCTGGGTTATCTCGAAGTAAATGATGACATGACATATAAGGGGCCTATCGATAAATTTATTCCCGATGACATGAAGGACGAGATTGCACAAATTGCAGGGCTAAATCCGGGAGATACAATTTTCTTTATAGCAGATACAGAAGAACGTGCATCACTTTTGGCAGGTCAGATTCGCACAGAACTTGGCACCCGTCTTGATATATGCGAAAAAACTGCATACCGCTTCTGCTTTGTTAATGATTTCCCTATGTTTGAGTATGACAAAGAAGAAGAGAAAATTATATTTACACATAATCCGTTCTCAATGCCCCAAGGTGGATTGGAAGCACTTAATAGCAAAAATCCGTTGGAAATACTCGCATACCAGTATGATATAGTTTGTAACGGCATTGAACTGTCCTCAGGTGCAGTTAGAAACCATAATTTGGATATAATGGTTAGAGCTTTTGAAATTGCAGGTTATACAGAGGAAGATCTTCAGCAGAAATTTGGCGCATTGTATAATGCGTTTCAGTATGGTGCTCCTCCTCATGCCGGAATGGCTCCGGGTGTTGATCGAATGATTATGCTGCTGAGAAACGAGGAAAATATCAGAGAGGTTATTCCATTCCCGCTGAATGGTAACGCTCAGGATATGATGTGCTGTGCTCCTAATGAAGTAACAGAAAAACAGCTTCGTGAAGTCCATATTAAAATCAGATAG
- a CDS encoding TetR/AcrR family transcriptional regulator, producing MNKMSKSRQFTMEILLDAFWKLYKSHDIDKITIKKLTDTAGYNRITFYDYFKDIYDALDCLENRVLSDIEQKLHILIKGAASTTTDNFLDKVVSLFDEYRDFFIRFFNDKRNITFEDKLQGFIRCLLTSYSSCSTNLKNIYVLEFCTSGLVGAIRMWCKSNCDTPLKTFLYIIYSSIKAD from the coding sequence ATGAATAAAATGTCAAAAAGCAGACAATTTACCATGGAAATTCTATTGGATGCATTCTGGAAATTATATAAAAGTCATGATATAGACAAAATAACCATTAAAAAGCTAACAGATACAGCCGGATATAACAGAATAACCTTTTATGACTATTTCAAAGATATATATGATGCACTGGATTGTCTGGAAAATAGAGTGCTATCTGATATCGAACAAAAACTCCATATATTGATTAAAGGTGCAGCAAGTACAACTACTGATAATTTTCTAGATAAAGTAGTATCTTTGTTTGATGAGTATCGGGATTTTTTTATAAGGTTTTTTAACGACAAAAGGAATATTACTTTTGAAGACAAACTGCAGGGATTTATTAGATGCCTGCTTACAAGCTACTCCTCATGTTCAACGAATTTAAAAAACATATATGTTCTTGAATTTTGTACTTCGGGCCTTGTGGGTGCTATCAGAATGTGGTGTAAAAGTAATTGCGACACGCCTCTTAAAACCTTTTTATACATAATTTATTCTAGTATAAAAGCAGACTAA
- a CDS encoding CotH kinase family protein: METKRYKNGIYIIFAVCLLVVILFLMFIADNKSVPTNGGLSSKDLSVNDIKYPQTFLDDSKVHTIDIQVNNRTWDNMIDNAQYEQYIPCTMIIDGVRIDDVGIRPKGDTSLKQVVDMNSQNFSFKVEFDHYKSQTFDGLDKITLNNCSQDTTYMKDYLAQHMMSYMGVAAPLSSYVNITLNGKDFGFYLAMEAVEKSFCVRNYGVIDGKLYKPDALDLPKYDYIKIMGYEMEDGQSAVEYLTNVMSGNSYKGFNSGTRVDMLGDMAKVLIDSNEINTDVTGLTYIDNNPKSYKAILDTGVFAVDESDEGRLINSIKKLNSGEDLDNTVDVDSIIKYFVIHNFVDNYDGYTSIFSHNYYLSERAGKLSMIPWDYNLAFGSFAVDPGNSSSNLFGNYIKTTDARFGMSSTKSMVNYPINTPVFKADLEKRPMINQILKNSEYSDKYHEYFEKFITDYFISGYFDRFYESTVDMISPYIKNDKKGFFTYNQFVEGVNELNKFCKLRAKSVQGQLTNTVPSTLKGQKEHPENLVDTQGLDMTKTITMYSLLGISNKDMDGVLKILINYLPEEYKTDGKIDLTKFEASEDIIYLKKIFGVLGPIAFEVSKSVKASDNIEINPGLSKVLLFISLIVIIIFTMLLSKYSRVKYKKRRVRRGSFEITS, from the coding sequence ATGGAAACAAAAAGGTATAAAAATGGAATATACATAATTTTTGCCGTTTGTCTGCTTGTTGTAATACTTTTCTTAATGTTTATTGCTGACAACAAAAGCGTTCCTACAAATGGCGGCTTAAGCTCCAAAGATTTATCCGTTAATGATATAAAATATCCGCAAACATTTTTAGATGATTCTAAAGTACATACTATTGATATTCAAGTTAATAACCGCACTTGGGATAACATGATAGATAACGCCCAGTATGAACAATACATTCCTTGTACGATGATTATAGACGGTGTCAGGATTGATGATGTTGGGATAAGGCCAAAAGGAGATACTTCCCTTAAACAGGTAGTAGACATGAATTCTCAAAACTTCAGCTTTAAGGTTGAGTTTGATCACTACAAAAGTCAGACATTTGACGGTCTTGATAAAATAACACTAAACAACTGTTCACAGGATACAACATATATGAAGGACTACCTTGCACAACATATGATGAGCTATATGGGTGTAGCTGCGCCGTTATCAAGCTATGTAAATATAACCTTGAACGGAAAGGATTTTGGCTTTTATCTGGCTATGGAAGCCGTAGAAAAATCTTTCTGTGTTAGGAATTACGGCGTCATTGATGGAAAGCTGTATAAGCCTGATGCACTTGATTTACCAAAATATGATTATATAAAAATTATGGGCTACGAGATGGAAGACGGTCAATCCGCAGTTGAGTATCTGACAAATGTTATGTCCGGCAATTCCTATAAAGGCTTTAACAGCGGCACGAGGGTCGACATGCTTGGGGATATGGCAAAAGTACTTATTGACTCAAACGAAATTAACACAGATGTTACAGGTCTGACATATATTGATAATAATCCTAAAAGCTATAAAGCTATTTTGGATACAGGAGTTTTTGCTGTAGATGAAAGTGACGAAGGAAGACTGATTAATTCTATAAAAAAGCTGAACAGCGGTGAAGATTTGGATAATACAGTGGACGTTGACTCTATAATAAAGTACTTTGTAATCCATAACTTTGTGGATAATTACGATGGGTATACAAGTATTTTTTCACATAACTATTATCTTAGTGAACGTGCCGGTAAATTGTCAATGATCCCTTGGGACTATAATCTGGCTTTTGGTTCCTTTGCTGTTGATCCCGGAAATTCATCTTCCAATCTGTTCGGAAATTATATAAAAACGACAGATGCCCGTTTTGGTATGAGTTCTACTAAAAGTATGGTTAATTATCCTATTAATACACCTGTATTTAAAGCTGATTTGGAAAAAAGACCGATGATAAATCAAATACTTAAAAATAGTGAGTATTCAGATAAGTATCATGAATATTTTGAAAAATTTATTACTGACTATTTTATCAGCGGTTACTTTGACAGATTTTATGAATCAACAGTTGATATGATATCACCATATATCAAAAATGATAAAAAGGGATTTTTTACATACAATCAATTTGTGGAGGGGGTTAATGAACTAAATAAATTCTGCAAGCTCAGAGCAAAAAGTGTTCAGGGACAGTTAACCAATACTGTACCGTCTACATTAAAAGGACAAAAAGAGCACCCTGAAAATTTGGTTGACACACAGGGACTGGATATGACCAAAACAATTACGATGTATTCATTATTGGGAATTTCGAACAAAGATATGGATGGGGTATTAAAAATTCTTATAAATTACCTTCCCGAAGAATATAAAACAGACGGTAAAATTGATCTGACCAAATTTGAAGCATCAGAGGATATTATATACCTTAAAAAAATCTTCGGAGTATTGGGACCAATCGCTTTTGAGGTTTCAAAAAGCGTCAAGGCATCAGATAATATTGAAATAAATCCAGGATTATCAAAAGTTCTATTATTTATTTCATTAATTGTAATAATCATATTCACTATGTTGCTAAGCAAGTATTCACGTGTAAAGTATAAAAAAAGAAGGGTAAGGAGGGGAAGTTTTGAAATTACGTCATGA
- a CDS encoding polyphosphate polymerase domain-containing protein → MKLRHEYKIFLNYSDYLTVRSRLRAVIPHDNHVDETGEYKIRSLYFDNIYNKALYEKISGVGIREKFRIRCYNDNYDFIKLEKKSKINGMCNKVSETITKEEVRRIIHGDTEWMLDSDRQLVSELYAKMKTEQLRPKVIVDYNREPFVYSAGNVRITLDRNVRTSINSVDMLNPDVPTVLAEGQTIILEVKYDNYKPTMISDIVMVQDRLISSFSKYVACRKFI, encoded by the coding sequence TTGAAATTACGTCATGAATACAAGATATTTCTTAATTATTCAGACTATCTTACCGTTCGATCACGATTAAGGGCAGTAATACCGCATGATAATCACGTTGATGAAACAGGTGAATACAAAATAAGAAGTCTGTATTTTGACAACATATACAATAAGGCACTATATGAAAAAATAAGTGGGGTTGGTATACGTGAGAAATTCAGAATTCGTTGCTACAATGATAATTATGACTTCATAAAACTTGAGAAGAAAAGCAAAATAAACGGAATGTGCAACAAGGTATCGGAAACCATCACAAAAGAAGAAGTAAGGCGGATAATCCACGGTGACACAGAATGGATGCTTGATTCTGACAGGCAACTTGTTTCCGAGTTGTATGCAAAAATGAAAACAGAACAACTAAGACCTAAAGTGATTGTGGATTATAACCGTGAACCCTTTGTATACTCAGCAGGAAATGTGAGAATTACATTGGACAGGAATGTAAGGACAAGTATAAATAGTGTGGATATGCTTAATCCTGATGTTCCTACAGTTCTGGCAGAAGGTCAGACAATAATTTTAGAGGTCAAATATGATAATTACAAACCTACCATGATTTCAGATATAGTCATGGTTCAGGACAGGCTTATATCATCCTTTTCAAAATATGTAGCCTGCAGAAAATTCATATAA
- a CDS encoding DUF4956 domain-containing protein, with the protein MDSILNSSFIKNATAVSGFDMFVGIIVSFIIGFFIFMVYKKTFSGVMFSANFGLSLIGMAMITCAVILAVSSNVVLSLGMLGTLSIVRFRTALKDPFDIVFLFWAITSGIVVGAGMIPLAVVTSLLMGIVMTVFVNRKSRTTPYIIVVNCENSDVEDGVMNLIETKSAKSTVKGKTVSKTGMELTVEVQLKDGYSKFVNDIIDIEGVVNAVMVSYNGEYMG; encoded by the coding sequence GTGGACAGTATTTTAAATTCAAGTTTTATAAAGAATGCTACAGCTGTAAGCGGTTTTGATATGTTTGTGGGAATTATAGTTTCATTCATAATAGGCTTTTTCATTTTCATGGTTTACAAGAAGACTTTTTCAGGAGTAATGTTTTCAGCAAATTTCGGGTTATCATTAATAGGTATGGCAATGATAACATGTGCGGTTATACTGGCAGTTTCAAGTAATGTAGTACTTTCTCTCGGTATGCTCGGTACACTTTCCATAGTGAGATTCAGGACGGCACTAAAGGATCCCTTTGATATTGTCTTTTTATTTTGGGCAATTACATCAGGAATAGTCGTTGGTGCCGGAATGATCCCACTTGCAGTTGTAACAAGTCTTCTAATGGGTATCGTAATGACTGTTTTTGTAAATAGAAAAAGCAGGACTACACCTTATATAATAGTAGTAAATTGTGAAAACTCAGATGTTGAAGACGGCGTAATGAATCTAATCGAAACAAAATCGGCAAAGTCGACTGTTAAAGGTAAGACAGTATCTAAAACAGGTATGGAGCTTACTGTAGAAGTTCAATTAAAAGATGGATATAGTAAATTTGTTAATGATATAATTGATATTGAGGGTGTTGTAAATGCCGTTATGGTCAGCTATAACGGAGAATATATGGGGTAA
- a CDS encoding phosphatase PAP2 family protein, translating into MTESNIKNNNNKIFVNTIFLILLSLAFAGLILLIKSGTIDSFDSTVYDSLRSLKSHSTKQIVKFLGSIGDPQVNLYLGLAIAALGIVVFANKEGYSKYISYAAAILVVSFLNPLLKEIFRRPHPDVEVDKFSFPSSHAAMAFIFYLVLYVVINKRIKIKAGRIALAVFCIIMPLLIGFSRVYLQNHYASDIIGGYLEAGIIFTIAILVNNICEHFLAKK; encoded by the coding sequence ATGACTGAATCAAATATAAAAAACAATAATAATAAGATTTTTGTGAATACTATATTTCTAATATTATTGAGTCTTGCATTTGCAGGACTTATCCTATTGATTAAATCAGGAACAATAGATAGTTTTGACAGTACCGTTTACGATTCATTGAGAAGCCTGAAATCACATTCTACCAAACAAATTGTCAAGTTCCTTGGGAGTATAGGTGATCCACAGGTAAACCTGTATTTGGGATTGGCAATAGCAGCGCTTGGTATTGTAGTTTTTGCTAACAAGGAAGGGTATTCTAAGTATATTTCATATGCTGCTGCAATACTTGTTGTATCTTTTTTAAACCCGCTGCTAAAGGAAATTTTCAGACGCCCTCACCCCGATGTGGAAGTGGATAAATTCTCCTTTCCAAGCAGTCATGCTGCAATGGCATTTATATTTTATCTGGTGCTCTATGTTGTAATTAACAAACGTATAAAGATAAAAGCAGGCAGAATAGCACTTGCGGTTTTCTGTATAATAATGCCGCTGCTTATCGGCTTTAGCCGTGTTTATCTTCAAAACCATTATGCAAGCGATATCATTGGAGGATATCTGGAGGCAGGAATAATATTTACAATTGCAATACTGGTAAATAATATATGTGAGCATTTTTTAGCAAAAAAATAA
- a CDS encoding glycosyltransferase family 2 protein, producing the protein MSKKLLSIVVPVYNEQEVINETFKRLSGVFENYFMDVEYIFINDGSKDNTYLKLREIALANSCVRVINFARNFGHQIAITAGMDYAKGDAVVIIDADLQDPPEVILQMVEQWEQGYEVVYGKRLQREGETFFKKFTAKMFYRFLDSMTDVKLPVDVGDFRLIDRKVCDAMKCLPERSRYVRGLVSWVGFKQTSVEYRREKRFAGETKYPLKKMLKLAGDGIFSFSYKPLKLATFAGMLVSIISFIYLIVVLIQRFVKNDIASGWASSMAVSLFFNGVMLIVIGIMGEYVGRIYEEVKARPLYIIGELLGFQDGAERKKDIK; encoded by the coding sequence ATGTCAAAGAAATTATTATCAATAGTCGTTCCGGTTTATAATGAACAGGAAGTAATAAATGAAACCTTTAAAAGGCTTTCCGGAGTGTTTGAAAATTATTTTATGGATGTTGAATACATTTTTATAAATGACGGAAGTAAAGACAATACATATTTGAAACTCAGGGAAATTGCCTTGGCGAATTCATGTGTACGGGTTATAAATTTTGCAAGAAATTTCGGACATCAGATAGCTATTACTGCAGGCATGGACTATGCAAAGGGTGACGCTGTAGTAATAATAGACGCAGACTTGCAGGACCCGCCTGAAGTTATTCTCCAAATGGTGGAACAATGGGAACAGGGTTATGAAGTGGTTTATGGAAAAAGACTTCAAAGAGAAGGGGAAACCTTCTTTAAAAAGTTCACTGCAAAAATGTTCTACCGTTTCCTTGACAGTATGACGGATGTCAAACTACCTGTTGATGTAGGGGATTTTCGGCTTATTGACAGAAAAGTCTGTGATGCCATGAAATGTCTCCCGGAGCGTTCAAGATATGTAAGAGGGTTGGTTAGCTGGGTAGGATTTAAGCAGACAAGCGTAGAGTATAGACGAGAAAAGAGATTTGCAGGTGAAACAAAGTATCCGCTAAAAAAGATGCTCAAGCTTGCAGGAGATGGAATATTCTCATTTTCGTATAAACCCTTGAAACTTGCAACGTTTGCAGGAATGCTTGTTTCAATAATAAGCTTTATATATTTAATTGTTGTTTTGATACAGAGATTTGTAAAAAACGATATTGCCTCAGGCTGGGCTTCATCAATGGCGGTATCCCTGTTCTTTAACGGTGTTATGCTTATAGTTATAGGGATTATGGGGGAATATGTTGGTAGGATATACGAAGAGGTAAAAGCCCGTCCATTATATATTATAGGAGAATTATTAGGATTTCAGGATGGGGCTGAGAGGAAAAAAGACATTAAATGA